A window from Alkalicoccobacillus plakortidis encodes these proteins:
- the rsmI gene encoding 16S rRNA (cytidine(1402)-2'-O)-methyltransferase, protein MQQQISYQTNPDKGVLYLVPTPIGNLEDMTFRAVRILNEVDVIAAEDTRQTRKLCSHFDIHTPLTRYDEHTKEKVGAHLIKQIKDGKSLALVSDAGMPAISDPGQEIVKLAISEEIAVIVLPGANAALTALVASGLSTNQFYYYGFLPRQKKARAEELKQISSINASLIFYESPHRIKETLSAIYEVLGNRQISIGRELTKKFEEYQRGTVEESLSWVETGIIKGEFVIVVDGTTEQQQEEKWWTELAINQHVEHYVSLGLSSKEAIKQVATEREVQKRDVYQSYHLDE, encoded by the coding sequence ATGCAGCAACAGATCAGTTATCAAACGAATCCTGATAAAGGAGTCTTGTACTTAGTACCAACCCCAATCGGAAATTTGGAGGATATGACCTTTCGCGCTGTTCGTATATTAAACGAAGTCGACGTTATTGCAGCTGAAGACACACGACAAACTCGAAAGCTTTGCAGTCACTTTGATATTCATACCCCTCTTACCAGATATGATGAACATACAAAAGAAAAGGTTGGGGCTCACCTCATTAAGCAAATCAAAGATGGTAAATCACTTGCTCTAGTTAGTGATGCAGGCATGCCTGCAATATCTGATCCTGGACAAGAAATTGTGAAATTGGCTATTTCCGAGGAAATAGCGGTGATTGTATTGCCTGGTGCAAATGCAGCATTGACTGCACTTGTTGCCTCTGGTTTATCAACGAATCAATTTTATTATTATGGCTTTTTACCACGTCAAAAAAAGGCACGTGCAGAAGAACTAAAGCAGATTTCGTCAATTAATGCATCGCTGATCTTTTACGAATCTCCTCACCGTATTAAAGAAACCTTATCTGCGATATATGAGGTACTTGGCAATCGGCAAATAAGTATTGGTCGAGAGCTCACGAAGAAATTTGAAGAATATCAAAGAGGAACTGTTGAAGAGTCATTAAGCTGGGTAGAAACGGGCATCATTAAAGGTGAGTTTGTAATAGTTGTTGATGGAACAACAGAACAACAACAAGAAGAAAAGTGGTGGACCGAACTTGCCATTAATCAGCATGTAGAGCACTATGTTTCGCTTGGACTTTCATCTAAAGAAGCAATTAAACAAGTGGCAACAGAGCGTGAAGTGCAAAAACGAGACGTCTATCAATCGTATCATCTGGATGAATAG
- the yabG gene encoding sporulation peptidase YabG, with translation MKLVVGECVTRNSYQNDMLFRILEITNQTAMLAGEEMRLLADAPLDDLQVVSDTDKRKRRQQGKEKEDVSYRLFRQDAKLMKKRNEYAATSGYEADATFFELRGRVLHLDGDAFYLQRCTELYERFGVPVYGVHLDEKKMPDQIASLLDMVQPDIVVITGHDAYLHDRGERDDLRAYRHTKYFAECVRIARKHCSHRDELIIFAGACQSHFETLIKAGANFASSPDRINIHALDPVYIAAKVSRTSYMDAIKLWEVLRNTITGEGGVGGIETKGIMRLGMPLKESE, from the coding sequence ATGAAGCTTGTGGTGGGAGAATGTGTTACGAGAAACTCTTATCAGAACGATATGCTGTTTCGTATTCTTGAAATTACGAATCAAACAGCAATGCTTGCAGGAGAAGAGATGAGGCTACTGGCAGATGCTCCTCTTGACGATCTGCAGGTTGTCTCTGATACAGATAAACGAAAAAGAAGGCAGCAAGGCAAAGAAAAAGAAGATGTTTCATACCGGTTGTTTCGCCAGGATGCAAAGTTAATGAAGAAACGAAATGAGTATGCCGCTACGTCGGGGTATGAAGCGGATGCGACATTTTTTGAATTAAGAGGACGTGTCCTTCATCTTGATGGAGACGCTTTTTATCTTCAACGATGCACAGAGCTTTATGAGCGGTTTGGTGTACCGGTATATGGTGTACATCTGGATGAGAAAAAAATGCCAGATCAGATTGCATCACTACTTGATATGGTTCAGCCAGATATTGTAGTGATCACAGGACACGATGCGTACCTCCATGATAGAGGTGAACGGGATGATTTGCGTGCCTATCGACATACAAAGTACTTTGCCGAATGTGTGCGAATTGCTCGTAAACATTGTTCTCACAGAGATGAACTCATTATTTTTGCCGGAGCCTGTCAGTCTCATTTTGAAACATTAATTAAAGCAGGTGCAAACTTCGCAAGTTCTCCGGACCGAATTAATATACATGCATTGGACCCAGTTTATATCGCTGCAAAGGTTAGTCGTACCTCGTATATGGACGCGATTAAGCTCTGGGAGGTATTACGTAATACCATCACTGGCGAGGGTGGTGTTGGAGGCATTGAAACAAAAGGTATCATGCGTTTGGGCATGCCTTTAAAGGAATCTGAATAA
- a CDS encoding ATP-binding protein translates to MVVLEDEDLHDPKGEVVETFSYNRYIPMGFDKGLADQSVLETLEQIGYDIGADDIHIAKVRLFEEAVQPIQTGATVRHPAFEEIKDLLVTTTARDGMVLGEIKSTDFIAPSLPQELDGLLHMQEQGVLRKQNGVPFIFDIRAMQQYPHIGVFGGSGSGKSFGLRVMLEELMKLKIPTLVFDPHFEMNFSAKSEGVEDAPGYADQYDVVQIGRDVGVDFSALSTRDVERLLSASGSLTESMVNVIQSIHKRRDSYQSFSDRVANLSEALEMGKQKVEGMLHDGGMSRDEISRFSTFKSLLDQYGSLPLSSIKGIQWRANRLHQAGLFQQNIRAIETSIHQGKLVVIQGAVWLLQVFSSYVIGSLYGQRRAYRDAKLQQEQGQFFPPFVVVTDEAHNFAPKGYDAPAKSVLKEIAQEGRKYGVFLIFATQRPTLLDETITAQLNSKFVFRTVRGTDIQTIKEETDLTYEEGKRLPYLRSGDVFVSSAIIGRTMAVRIRMAHSTSPHTLNPFDELQQMNAQGDEVVLEALYPHLPLSEMSLVKELTQLNRDAAKSWDVSTWKQELERLCRDELLVKQKTPFATLYDRA, encoded by the coding sequence TTGGTTGTACTTGAAGATGAAGACTTGCATGATCCTAAAGGAGAGGTTGTTGAAACCTTCTCTTACAATCGCTACATTCCAATGGGTTTTGACAAAGGGCTAGCTGATCAAAGCGTGCTCGAAACATTAGAGCAAATTGGGTATGACATTGGTGCAGATGATATTCATATAGCAAAGGTCCGTTTATTTGAAGAGGCCGTGCAGCCAATTCAAACAGGAGCTACTGTTCGACATCCAGCATTTGAGGAAATAAAAGATCTACTCGTCACGACCACTGCTCGTGATGGCATGGTACTTGGAGAAATTAAGTCAACCGATTTTATTGCGCCTTCTCTGCCACAGGAATTAGATGGCTTATTGCATATGCAGGAGCAAGGTGTACTTCGTAAACAAAATGGTGTGCCTTTTATCTTTGATATTCGTGCGATGCAGCAGTATCCGCACATTGGTGTGTTTGGTGGATCTGGATCTGGTAAGTCATTTGGGTTACGAGTCATGTTAGAAGAGCTGATGAAGCTTAAGATTCCGACACTGGTATTCGATCCACACTTTGAAATGAACTTTTCAGCTAAATCAGAGGGTGTGGAGGATGCTCCTGGTTACGCGGATCAATACGATGTTGTGCAAATAGGACGCGATGTGGGTGTAGATTTCTCTGCCCTTTCGACAAGAGATGTGGAGCGACTGCTCTCAGCATCCGGGTCCCTAACGGAGTCCATGGTTAATGTCATTCAAAGCATACATAAAAGGCGGGACAGCTATCAGTCTTTTAGTGATCGTGTAGCTAATCTGTCTGAGGCCCTTGAGATGGGTAAGCAAAAAGTCGAGGGCATGCTGCATGATGGGGGGATGTCGAGAGACGAAATCAGTCGTTTTAGCACATTTAAATCGTTGCTTGATCAATATGGAAGCTTACCGCTATCCTCGATAAAAGGTATTCAATGGCGGGCAAATCGTCTTCATCAGGCGGGTTTATTTCAGCAAAACATTCGTGCAATTGAAACGAGTATTCATCAAGGCAAACTAGTGGTGATACAAGGCGCAGTTTGGCTGCTTCAGGTATTTTCAAGCTATGTGATTGGCTCATTATACGGTCAAAGGCGTGCCTATCGTGATGCAAAGCTTCAACAGGAGCAGGGGCAATTTTTCCCGCCGTTTGTTGTGGTGACAGATGAAGCCCACAACTTTGCGCCAAAAGGTTACGATGCTCCGGCCAAATCGGTGTTAAAAGAGATTGCGCAAGAGGGAAGAAAATATGGGGTGTTTTTGATATTTGCTACGCAGCGTCCTACGCTACTCGATGAGACAATTACGGCGCAGCTTAACTCTAAATTTGTATTCAGGACGGTACGGGGAACGGATATTCAAACAATTAAAGAAGAAACAGATTTAACATATGAGGAAGGGAAACGGTTGCCGTACCTGCGGTCTGGAGATGTGTTTGTTTCTTCTGCTATAATCGGGCGGACGATGGCTGTACGGATCCGGATGGCACACTCTACAAGCCCGCATACGTTAAATCCATTTGATGAGCTTCAGCAGATGAATGCACAGGGAGATGAGGTTGTGCTTGAGGCGCTTTATCCTCACTTGCCGTTGTCTGAAATGAGTTTAGTGAAGGAATTGACACAGTTAAATCGTGATGCAGCAAAAAGTTGGGATGTATCAACGTGGAAACAGGAGCTTGAGCGATTATGTAGAGATGAGTTGCTGGTTAAGCAAAAGACGCCGTTTGCTACGCTTTATGACCGCGCTTGA
- the rsmA gene encoding 16S rRNA (adenine(1518)-N(6)/adenine(1519)-N(6))-dimethyltransferase RsmA — translation MTKDIATPLRTKEILARHGFHLKKSLGQNFLIDTNILTNIVEAAEIDEETGVIEVGPGIGALTEYLARKAKKVVAIEIDQRLLPVLADTLSPYPNAEVIHSDVLKADLEQLLIDKFSDVKQVKVVANLPYYVTTPILMRFLEGRLDVTSITVMIQSEVAQRIAAKPGTKEYGALSIAAQYYAHAERVMTVPASVFVPPPRVDSAVLHLRVREEPAAKVIDESYFFEVFHASFANRRKTILNNLTHNLGPKERKPEMEEALQEAAIDPKRRGETLSIEEFATLSDALYTRLKA, via the coding sequence ATGACTAAGGATATTGCAACCCCGTTGCGTACAAAAGAAATACTCGCGAGGCACGGCTTTCATTTAAAGAAAAGCCTTGGTCAAAATTTTCTTATTGATACCAACATCCTCACAAATATTGTGGAGGCAGCAGAAATAGATGAAGAAACGGGTGTCATTGAAGTAGGTCCTGGAATCGGGGCTTTAACGGAGTATTTGGCAAGGAAGGCTAAAAAAGTGGTTGCGATTGAAATTGATCAACGACTGCTGCCGGTGTTAGCGGATACGCTATCTCCTTATCCAAATGCAGAGGTGATTCATTCGGATGTACTGAAAGCTGACCTTGAACAGCTTCTTATTGATAAGTTTTCCGATGTGAAACAAGTTAAGGTCGTAGCGAACCTGCCATATTACGTTACCACTCCAATTTTAATGAGGTTTTTAGAAGGAAGATTAGATGTGACGAGTATAACCGTTATGATTCAATCAGAGGTCGCACAACGTATCGCTGCAAAACCCGGAACAAAAGAGTATGGTGCATTATCCATTGCGGCGCAGTATTATGCACATGCAGAGCGAGTGATGACTGTACCGGCGAGTGTCTTTGTGCCACCACCACGAGTTGATTCTGCTGTATTGCATTTACGAGTTCGCGAAGAGCCTGCAGCGAAAGTGATCGATGAATCGTACTTTTTTGAGGTGTTTCACGCAAGCTTTGCAAACCGAAGAAAAACCATTCTAAATAACCTGACACATAATTTAGGACCTAAAGAGCGTAAGCCTGAGATGGAAGAAGCACTTCAAGAAGCAGCTATAGATCCAAAACGACGTGGGGAGACCTTGTCTATCGAAGAATTTGCTACGTTAAGTGATGCCCTTTATACCCGGTTAAAAGCCTGA
- a CDS encoding AbrB/MazE/SpoVT family DNA-binding domain-containing protein translates to MKSTGIVRKVDELGRVVIPIELRRTLDIAEKDALEIYVDNERIILKKYKPNMTCQITGEVSDDNLSIANGKIILSPQGAEDILKSLQDYVANNK, encoded by the coding sequence ATGAAATCTACAGGTATTGTACGTAAGGTTGACGAATTAGGACGGGTAGTTATTCCAATCGAGCTTCGTCGCACATTAGATATCGCTGAGAAGGACGCTCTTGAAATCTATGTTGATAACGAGCGCATCATCTTAAAGAAATATAAGCCAAACATGACTTGTCAAATTACTGGAGAGGTTTCTGATGATAACCTTTCTATTGCAAACGGTAAAATCATTCTTAGCCCTCAAGGTGCTGAAGATATCCTTAAATCTCTTCAAGATTACGTTGCTAATAACAAATAA
- a CDS encoding G5 and 3D domain-containing protein: protein MEATKTYRLLLDNVSNHKYLISIIGFVIALAAVFYAVFEMTKNTVTVSIDGNEEVILSTHAETIADLFAEEDWDTNQHDLIEPSLDTPIDEDKQVLWKQAKEVAVTIDGETEDVWTTQENVSGLLDELSIEYKEQDELEPNADTMITNNMNVQYQPAFLVTLLSDGEEQDIWTTSTTVADFLDREEIELGDLDRVEPILDDHLDKETEVQVTRVEKVTDVVEESISYETITKNDDKLNKGTEKVEEEGKEGVLKNTFEVVLEDGEEVTRELVKTETVEDRVDRVVAVGTREEAPAVAANDEQPVREKKQETKIASETVEAPASEPKSEKSFTMTATAYTVGCAGCSGVTATGIDLNSNRNMKVVAVDPSVIPLGSKVHVEGYGTAIAGDTGGAINGNKIDLHVPSQAEAERFGRKQVKVTIVE, encoded by the coding sequence ATGGAAGCGACAAAGACATATAGGCTTCTTTTGGATAATGTTTCTAATCATAAGTACCTCATTTCGATCATTGGCTTTGTGATTGCATTAGCTGCTGTTTTTTATGCGGTTTTTGAAATGACAAAAAATACTGTTACAGTTAGCATCGATGGGAACGAAGAAGTTATTCTTTCAACCCACGCTGAAACCATAGCCGATTTATTTGCCGAGGAAGATTGGGATACAAACCAACATGATTTGATAGAACCGTCGTTGGATACGCCAATTGACGAAGATAAACAGGTTCTTTGGAAACAAGCAAAAGAAGTAGCCGTTACAATTGACGGAGAGACAGAAGATGTTTGGACAACGCAAGAGAATGTCAGTGGATTACTCGACGAATTATCGATTGAGTATAAAGAACAAGATGAGCTAGAGCCTAATGCAGATACAATGATTACAAATAATATGAACGTTCAATATCAGCCGGCCTTTCTTGTTACATTACTAAGCGATGGGGAAGAGCAGGACATTTGGACAACTTCGACGACTGTCGCTGACTTTTTGGATAGAGAAGAGATTGAACTAGGAGATCTGGATCGAGTCGAACCCATTTTAGATGACCATTTAGATAAAGAAACTGAAGTTCAAGTTACACGCGTTGAAAAAGTCACCGATGTGGTGGAAGAATCAATCTCGTATGAAACAATTACGAAAAATGATGATAAGTTAAATAAAGGTACAGAGAAGGTTGAAGAGGAAGGCAAAGAAGGTGTTCTTAAGAATACCTTTGAAGTTGTCCTTGAAGACGGGGAAGAAGTAACTCGTGAGTTGGTCAAAACAGAAACGGTTGAAGACCGTGTTGATCGTGTTGTAGCTGTTGGTACACGTGAGGAAGCACCTGCAGTTGCAGCGAATGATGAACAGCCAGTTCGTGAAAAGAAACAAGAAACAAAAATAGCCAGTGAAACGGTGGAAGCACCAGCATCAGAACCAAAATCAGAGAAGTCCTTTACCATGACAGCCACGGCTTATACGGTTGGTTGTGCAGGGTGTAGTGGTGTGACAGCAACTGGTATTGATCTAAATAGCAACCGGAATATGAAGGTTGTGGCCGTTGATCCGAGTGTCATTCCACTTGGTTCAAAAGTACATGTAGAAGGCTATGGTACAGCGATTGCCGGAGATACTGGCGGCGCGATTAATGGAAATAAAATTGATCTACACGTACCTTCGCAAGCAGAAGCTGAACGGTTTGGGCGTAAGCAAGTAAAAGTAACGATAGTCGAATAA
- a CDS encoding CNNM domain-containing protein, translated as MIIAIVLCFFASFFFSGSETALTATNKVRLQSKAANGDKKSEQLLKLVTNADEFIPGILVSNNIPNIILPSLVTIVALDYGVNVAIATGILTVCLIIFSEVLPKSIAAAFPERIAYLVFPIIRLQLIILKPITFFLNAFTRMVITLLGQKNADQVSFSKDEMRAMFDIGETEGTFEQDEVYRLKSMLDFQQLNVADVLQTPRIDIRGIPAEMTFEEAQEILSDNQYSRYPIYEESLDQIIGVFHTKFVLNWLKSPQKKIRDIADLDPLFVYEFHQVNVVFQRMIQEKKHIAIVLDEYGGTEGIITHEDLIEAIIGQDIEDETDIDDVLVEEHTDTQIICDGKISIRRLNLIFHTHIPEDEDNLAGFLIHHSGDLPSVGEKIYLQDLEFEILEADTRKVNRVRITKKYIQE; from the coding sequence TTGATCATTGCGATAGTACTTTGTTTTTTTGCTTCATTTTTCTTTTCAGGAAGCGAAACAGCTTTAACAGCTACGAATAAGGTTAGACTGCAAAGTAAAGCAGCCAATGGCGATAAAAAATCTGAACAGCTTTTAAAATTGGTCACAAATGCTGACGAATTTATTCCTGGAATTCTTGTTTCCAATAACATACCAAACATTATACTTCCTTCTCTCGTTACTATTGTTGCTTTAGACTATGGAGTAAATGTTGCGATTGCCACTGGTATACTAACTGTTTGTCTTATTATTTTTTCAGAGGTACTGCCTAAGTCTATAGCTGCAGCCTTCCCTGAACGAATAGCTTATTTGGTTTTTCCGATTATCCGTCTACAGCTAATTATATTAAAACCCATAACATTTTTTCTAAACGCTTTCACTCGAATGGTTATTACATTACTTGGTCAAAAAAATGCAGATCAAGTTTCTTTCTCAAAGGACGAAATGCGAGCAATGTTTGATATTGGAGAAACAGAAGGTACATTCGAGCAAGATGAGGTTTATCGTTTAAAAAGTATGCTTGATTTTCAACAATTGAACGTAGCGGATGTCTTACAAACGCCACGTATTGATATAAGAGGCATACCTGCAGAGATGACGTTTGAAGAAGCTCAAGAGATTCTATCTGATAATCAGTATTCAAGATATCCAATCTATGAAGAAAGCCTCGATCAGATTATCGGCGTTTTCCATACGAAATTTGTACTCAACTGGCTGAAAAGTCCTCAAAAGAAAATAAGAGACATCGCAGATCTAGATCCTTTATTTGTTTATGAGTTCCACCAGGTCAACGTGGTGTTTCAACGAATGATTCAGGAGAAAAAACATATTGCGATCGTTCTTGATGAGTACGGTGGTACTGAAGGAATCATCACTCACGAGGATCTAATTGAAGCCATTATCGGTCAAGACATTGAAGATGAGACAGATATAGATGATGTTCTTGTGGAAGAACATACAGATACCCAAATCATATGTGATGGAAAGATCTCAATTCGTCGACTAAACCTTATCTTTCACACCCATATCCCTGAGGACGAGGATAACCTTGCTGGCTTTTTAATTCATCATTCTGGTGATTTACCGAGTGTAGGAGAAAAAATATATCTTCAAGATCTTGAATTTGAAATTCTTGAAGCAGATACTAGAAAAGTCAATCGAGTCCGGATTACAAAAAAATACATTCAAGAGTAA
- a CDS encoding DNA double-strand break repair nuclease NurA, translating into MDIEHELVEKLKNVGEKLRSSYDQGHTNNDIIRQKLEKCQSVFRQMQSLTKENLAELLDKKEIAGVDGSVNQTKGEPPHVIYFFQSLAKTTTGHGVRKSDVYVPLLDDTDDEEAVQPLKWRSHLLSKLELQAAQQLIEERELSFLLMDGALYHYRIDAEEDWEKLRQMALDKGVLLVGVSEEITTENLVKLDAFSDYANKPYCYDRDLLFGVLKKGESIYIEEIQHKAGLQSVWTRFGAAPQITGFDMLEEQAYRREEISDLLFTLTPKDGRGIPLWLDYVDRDIRITDKLVEGLLEQYLDAETRHRFFTRKRSDRPY; encoded by the coding sequence ATGGATATCGAACACGAATTAGTGGAGAAATTAAAAAATGTAGGAGAAAAGCTTCGTAGTAGCTATGATCAGGGTCATACTAATAACGACATTATTCGACAAAAACTCGAAAAATGTCAGTCGGTTTTTCGACAAATGCAGTCGTTAACTAAGGAGAATCTTGCAGAATTACTTGATAAGAAAGAGATTGCTGGAGTAGATGGCTCGGTTAATCAGACAAAAGGTGAGCCACCGCATGTTATTTACTTCTTTCAATCTCTCGCAAAAACCACTACTGGTCACGGGGTGAGAAAATCAGATGTATATGTGCCGCTCTTAGATGATACAGACGATGAGGAAGCTGTCCAACCTCTTAAATGGCGATCACATTTGCTATCAAAGCTTGAGCTTCAGGCTGCTCAACAATTAATAGAAGAAAGAGAGCTTTCTTTTTTATTAATGGATGGTGCTCTCTATCATTACCGGATTGATGCAGAGGAAGATTGGGAGAAACTTAGACAAATGGCATTGGATAAAGGTGTACTTCTTGTTGGCGTTTCCGAGGAAATTACAACGGAGAATCTAGTGAAGCTAGATGCGTTCTCAGATTACGCAAACAAACCGTATTGTTATGATCGAGATTTGCTTTTTGGTGTCCTGAAAAAAGGAGAAAGCATTTATATAGAAGAAATTCAACATAAAGCAGGGTTACAATCAGTCTGGACAAGGTTTGGAGCAGCGCCTCAGATTACAGGATTTGATATGCTAGAGGAGCAAGCATATCGTAGGGAAGAGATATCCGATCTTCTATTCACCCTAACACCAAAAGATGGAAGAGGCATTCCGCTTTGGCTTGATTATGTAGATCGTGATATTCGGATAACGGACAAGCTGGTTGAAGGATTATTAGAGCAGTATCTTGATGCAGAAACTAGGCATCGGTTCTTTACACGAAAACGTAGTGATAGACCGTATTAA
- the veg gene encoding biofilm formation stimulator Veg has product MAKTLIDIKRTLDANVGKRITIKANGGRRKTMERSGLLEETYPSVFIVKLDEDDNAFERVSYSYADVLTQTVELLLSETEEGDSEVALNA; this is encoded by the coding sequence ATGGCAAAAACGTTGATTGATATCAAGCGAACACTGGATGCAAATGTTGGAAAGCGTATTACCATTAAGGCAAATGGCGGTCGTCGCAAAACCATGGAACGTTCTGGACTCTTAGAAGAAACGTATCCATCAGTATTTATTGTTAAGCTCGATGAAGACGATAATGCGTTTGAGCGAGTATCTTACAGCTATGCAGATGTATTAACTCAAACTGTTGAACTTCTTTTATCCGAAACAGAAGAAGGAGACAGTGAGGTAGCACTTAACGCCTA
- a CDS encoding acyl-CoA dehydrogenase family protein yields the protein MSTALFATNEFQKVWLAKLEQLRTQIEQSARKNDENGQFPINNIEALVKLGYTSLALPTSYGGSGLSTSDLVLFQETLGSMDGATALSISWHQGVVGEIYEKRLWTEEQLSFFAEEVKKGALVNRAVSEAQTGSPTRGGRPGTQAVRSGDTWVINGEKTFTTMSPYLTYYLTGVWIEEKQAVGFFLIHRDTEGISIRENWNMVGMRSTESHDLILKDVKVDDFYLVEVNNGPRGSNVNAWMTHIPANYLGIAQAARDYAVAYATKHSPNSISGTISDLPNVQTAIGEIDLLMMQSRHIIYSVTRAYDNELTRPLINNEIGVVKHTVVNNSIQVVDKAMRIVGSKSLELACPLQRHYRDVRAGLHNPPMDDMTISKLAQKAIEDIKAADTPQNNE from the coding sequence TTGTCAACAGCACTATTCGCAACAAACGAATTCCAAAAAGTCTGGTTAGCTAAACTCGAACAACTCCGAACTCAAATTGAACAATCCGCCAGAAAAAATGACGAAAATGGTCAGTTCCCAATAAATAATATAGAAGCATTAGTAAAGTTAGGTTATACATCACTCGCATTACCAACATCGTATGGAGGCAGTGGTCTCTCTACCTCTGATTTAGTTCTTTTTCAAGAAACACTCGGAAGTATGGATGGAGCTACTGCCCTTTCTATCAGCTGGCACCAAGGGGTTGTGGGCGAAATCTATGAGAAGAGATTATGGACGGAAGAGCAGCTATCCTTTTTTGCTGAAGAAGTGAAAAAAGGTGCTCTAGTAAATCGCGCAGTCAGCGAAGCACAAACTGGTAGCCCTACTCGAGGCGGACGTCCAGGTACACAAGCGGTTCGTTCTGGTGATACTTGGGTTATTAATGGAGAAAAAACATTCACTACAATGTCTCCATATCTCACCTATTACCTTACAGGTGTATGGATTGAAGAGAAACAAGCTGTGGGGTTCTTTTTAATCCACCGTGATACAGAAGGCATCTCCATTCGGGAGAACTGGAATATGGTAGGCATGCGAAGTACCGAGAGTCATGATCTCATCTTAAAGGATGTAAAAGTAGATGATTTCTATTTAGTAGAAGTCAACAACGGTCCAAGAGGAAGTAACGTGAATGCATGGATGACGCACATTCCCGCTAATTACCTTGGCATCGCCCAAGCTGCACGCGACTATGCCGTTGCATACGCGACTAAGCATTCACCTAATAGTATCTCTGGCACGATTAGTGACCTTCCAAATGTGCAAACAGCAATTGGTGAAATCGATTTACTGATGATGCAGTCACGCCACATCATCTATTCGGTCACCAGAGCATACGATAACGAGTTAACCCGACCTTTGATCAACAACGAAATCGGTGTGGTTAAACACACCGTCGTAAATAATAGTATCCAAGTAGTAGATAAAGCGATGCGAATTGTTGGCTCTAAAAGTTTAGAGCTTGCCTGCCCACTGCAACGCCACTATCGCGATGTGCGCGCCGGTTTGCACAACCCACCAATGGATGACATGACCATTTCGAAGTTAGCGCAGAAGGCTATAGAGGATATTAAAGCGGCTGACACTCCTCAAAATAATGAATAG
- the rnmV gene encoding ribonuclease M5 gives MKIKEVIVVEGRDDTTAIQRAVDADTIETNGSAIGESVLARIALAKQRRGIIILTDPDYPGERIRRVVSQHVPGCKHAFLPKHAAISKKGDDLGVENASPEAIRLALSSVQEEAVEAPAQILWEDLHAAGLVAGEHAKRRREQLGEKLSIGYANGKQLLKRLHIFQIQPEEFREALILVLKEEQQHD, from the coding sequence ATGAAGATTAAAGAAGTGATTGTGGTAGAAGGCCGAGACGATACGACTGCGATCCAACGTGCAGTGGATGCAGATACAATTGAAACAAATGGATCAGCCATTGGTGAGTCTGTGCTTGCTCGAATTGCTCTTGCAAAACAGAGGCGGGGAATTATCATTCTAACGGACCCCGATTACCCAGGTGAGAGAATTAGGCGCGTCGTTAGCCAACATGTGCCCGGGTGCAAGCACGCTTTTTTGCCAAAGCATGCGGCTATCTCTAAAAAAGGTGATGATCTAGGTGTTGAGAATGCATCACCCGAGGCGATTCGTCTCGCATTAAGCTCTGTTCAGGAGGAAGCGGTGGAGGCACCTGCTCAAATCCTTTGGGAGGATCTTCATGCGGCTGGTCTTGTTGCAGGTGAGCATGCTAAAAGAAGACGAGAGCAGTTAGGTGAGAAGCTCTCCATTGGCTATGCAAACGGAAAACAGTTACTGAAGCGGCTTCATATCTTTCAAATACAGCCCGAAGAATTTCGTGAGGCGTTGATTTTAGTTCTTAAGGAGGAACAACAGCATGACTAA